In Vigna angularis cultivar LongXiaoDou No.4 chromosome 8, ASM1680809v1, whole genome shotgun sequence, one DNA window encodes the following:
- the LOC108343732 gene encoding uncharacterized protein LOC108343732 has protein sequence MLGTALQFGGVRGDDHFYIPVKARKNQNQRKLVQREKGGETESADSISERELIASENGNPNESSYLLSKPSSCSSVEPASNIDRFLGSTTPLVPAQYLAKTTMRGWKTCDVEYQSYFALNDLWESFKEWSVYGAGVPLVLDQRQSVVQYYVPYLSAIQLYSQSARKSNNKSRYTSEDSDGDYYRDSSSDGSSDSEFGKRTELFVAQGNGQYHKGDVSIQMSRLSIHDKRNRMQEGFSSDDSETGNSQYLLFEYFDHDPPYSREPLTDKILDLARHYPSLKSLRSCDLLPVSWMSVAWYPIYRIPTGPTLKDLDACFLTYHTLHTPLTGNGGTQGPILVYPNHVDGVPKISLPTFAMASYKLKGSIWTQNGVRESQLANSLLQDADNWLRQLQVNHPDYQFFKSHGTYHR, from the exons ATGTTGGGGACGGCTTTGCAATTTGGAGGTGTTCGTGGTGATGATCACTTTTACATTCCGGTGAAGGCAAGGAAGAACCAGAATCAGCGTAAACTGGTACAAAGAGAGAAGGGTGGTGAAACTGAGAGTGCTGATTCAATTTCAGAGAGGGAACTTATTGCTTCTGAGAATGGGAATCCCAACGAGTCTTCATACTTGTTGAGCAAACCATCTTCTTGCTCTTCTGTAGAGCCTGCTAGCAACATTGATCGGTTTCTGGGGTCCACAACTCCTTTAGTCCCAGCTCAATATTTAGCTAAG ACAACAATGAGAGGTTGGAAGACTTGTGATGTAGAGTATCAATCTTACTTTGCCCTAAATGATCTCTGGGAATCGTTTAAGGAGTGGAGTGTATACGGAGCAGGAGTCCCTCTGGTACTTGATCAAAGACAATCTGTTGTCCAATACTATGTTCCTTATTTGTCGGCTATTCAGCTATATAGTCAATCAGCCAGGAAGTCAAATAATAAGTCAAG GTACACCAGTGAAGACAGCGATGGTGATTATTACAGAGATTCAAGCAGTGATGGAAGCAGTGACAGTGAATTTGGAAAAAGGACTGAACTTTTTGTAGCGCAAGGAAATGGTCAATATCATAAAGGTGACGTTTCGATTCAAATGAGCAGGCTATCTATACATGATAAGCGCAATAGAATGCAAGAGGGATTTTCTAGCGATGATAGTGAAACTGGGAATTCTCAATATCTTCTTTTTGAGTATTTTGATCACGATCCTCCTTATAGTCGTGAACCATTGACTGACAAG ATACTTGATCTTGCACGGCACTATCCTAGCCTCAAGTCACTGAGAAGTTGTGATTTATTGCCAGTTAGTTGGATGTCTGTAGCATG GTATCCTATATATCGAATACCCACTGGTCCAACATTAAAAGATTTAGATGCATGCTTTCTTACATACCATACACTGCATACACCCTTGACAG GAAATGGAGGTACCCAGGGTCCAATTTTGGTTTATCCAAATCACGTGGATGGTGTCCCAAAGATTTCCTTACCAACTTTTGCAATGGCTTCCTACAAGTTAAAGGGGTCTATATGGACACAAAATGGAGTTAGAGAGAGTCAACTAGCAAATTCTCTCTTGCAGGACGCAGATAACTGGTTACGGCAGCTTCAAGTGAATCACCCAGATTATCAGTTCTTCAAATCACATGGCACATACCACAGGTGA